In Salinigranum marinum, one DNA window encodes the following:
- a CDS encoding FtsX-like permease family protein produces MGYRQALVLRWSRRDRLAVLVVAVTIAFLTGVTLLGLAMGSQTTAIATGLGSQATVEHYSSADGARTAAGADAFVLPTTTVTVGGSERTVVGVPSALPTLSVRERTFEFPQGQSGTLAAANQPGSVERTVEAPSGAERVTLTPRPEGQVVPDRWYVTSVDTVDRLGSTGAFVVTPTLDAQTTPPGDAVPLLSALAFFVLGTRQLVDLLLVMSLAGCVLVAVTAFSVTRVAVEDRRETISVVRSTGATPLRVYALFGVRAALLSAVGVALGYAVGLVLVRSVVNAAVFAGAPTSLTVAVSSGAARLLVPISVVLVFVGGLAGVLAARPAVRPPPATVVRPDRPTPDDRSGVLSRVIPTAVRRRVRPTILGWDALVPSTATLAVFVLFVLLIAAAGSVITPLTAADEQTITEADAPHPIASSVPASYAETLQQQGVTASPELLLFETVGNEPFVVRGVDYPAYASLSDPTIVRGRTPRAPDEAVIGADLRQTLGVEVGDRLTLGGSTVPAFTRVQVVGVFTGRGIQDDQLLVSLETASSLTGRGDGVVNFVRTEALSETDSAGPTISVLDTQIQSNDTQTRVQLRLQNYGLSPVEGPVAVRLGDDTRRVDLDIDSGRQQRVAATFPPRPDGAYELQVGGVTQTVEVGQASDDGLAIEVPERIPIDGQPAVVVTRNGQPVSGATVSLAGANQTWQTNDDGVARVSFPDTGNYTLDATTGDSRARTTVDVDPQFDRELVASVSISPEQPSIATRPAAVVTLKNPWRQPVTRTVTLLHADRVAERDLTVPPGGTDRFRVRLPYRPAGSYTVSVLQNGRNTTSTTYEVQGDERLAAALASSGRQSSGGGIAQAVSIVFGNIRVLVASMVLLVSVMTIGATTASFARSIHAARDEIGVRRAVGASPGGIYRLVLGDALRVGGVSTVLAVGLATAIVWGLLTLGELRLFGVALRPTFSPALLVAAATCALLLALVSVAVATVSLVSVSPATLLKPVQRRPPSQTVGGRSSRSEATADD; encoded by the coding sequence ATGGGATATCGTCAGGCGCTCGTCCTCCGCTGGTCACGGCGTGACCGACTGGCAGTCCTCGTCGTCGCCGTCACCATCGCGTTCCTGACGGGAGTCACACTGCTCGGACTCGCGATGGGCAGCCAGACGACCGCGATCGCGACCGGTCTGGGGAGCCAGGCAACGGTCGAACATTACTCGTCGGCCGACGGGGCACGGACCGCGGCAGGGGCGGACGCGTTCGTCCTCCCGACGACGACCGTCACGGTCGGCGGGAGCGAGCGAACCGTCGTCGGCGTCCCGTCGGCACTCCCGACGCTGAGCGTCCGCGAGCGCACCTTCGAGTTCCCACAGGGGCAGTCGGGGACGCTCGCCGCGGCGAACCAGCCCGGATCGGTCGAGCGGACGGTCGAGGCACCATCCGGGGCGGAGCGCGTCACCCTCACACCGCGTCCCGAGGGGCAGGTGGTCCCCGACCGGTGGTACGTCACGAGCGTCGACACCGTCGATCGCCTCGGCTCGACGGGCGCGTTCGTCGTCACGCCCACGCTCGACGCCCAGACCACGCCGCCGGGCGACGCCGTCCCCCTCCTCTCGGCGCTCGCGTTTTTCGTCCTCGGGACGCGACAACTCGTCGATCTCCTCCTCGTCATGAGCCTCGCGGGCTGTGTGCTCGTCGCGGTCACGGCCTTCAGCGTCACGCGGGTCGCTGTCGAAGACCGCCGTGAGACGATCTCCGTCGTTCGGTCGACCGGCGCGACGCCCCTCCGTGTCTACGCGCTGTTCGGCGTCCGCGCGGCGCTCCTTTCGGCCGTCGGCGTCGCGCTCGGCTACGCGGTCGGGCTCGTGCTCGTCCGGAGCGTCGTCAACGCGGCCGTCTTCGCCGGCGCGCCCACCTCGCTGACTGTCGCGGTCTCGTCGGGGGCGGCCCGGTTGCTGGTCCCCATCAGCGTCGTGCTCGTGTTCGTCGGCGGACTCGCCGGCGTCCTCGCTGCCCGCCCGGCCGTCCGACCACCGCCGGCGACCGTCGTGCGCCCGGACCGACCGACGCCCGACGACCGGTCGGGCGTCCTCAGTCGCGTGATTCCCACGGCTGTTCGCCGGCGGGTCCGGCCGACGATCCTCGGGTGGGACGCGCTCGTCCCGTCGACTGCGACGCTTGCGGTGTTCGTGTTGTTCGTCCTGCTGATCGCCGCGGCCGGGAGCGTCATCACGCCGCTGACGGCGGCCGACGAACAGACCATCACGGAGGCCGACGCCCCGCACCCGATCGCCAGTAGCGTGCCCGCCTCGTACGCCGAAACGCTCCAACAGCAGGGCGTCACCGCGAGTCCCGAACTCCTGCTGTTCGAGACGGTCGGGAACGAACCCTTCGTCGTCCGCGGTGTCGACTACCCCGCGTACGCCTCGCTCTCCGATCCGACGATCGTTCGCGGGAGAACACCCCGGGCCCCCGACGAAGCCGTGATCGGTGCGGACCTGCGCCAGACGCTCGGCGTCGAGGTCGGTGACAGGCTCACCCTCGGGGGGAGTACGGTGCCGGCGTTCACCCGAGTGCAGGTCGTCGGCGTGTTCACTGGCCGGGGGATCCAAGACGACCAGCTTCTCGTCTCGCTGGAGACGGCCAGCAGCCTCACCGGACGAGGCGACGGCGTCGTCAACTTCGTCAGAACGGAGGCGCTCTCGGAGACCGACAGCGCGGGCCCGACGATCTCCGTGCTCGACACGCAGATCCAGTCGAACGACACCCAGACGCGGGTGCAACTCAGGCTGCAGAACTACGGGCTCTCGCCCGTCGAGGGACCTGTCGCTGTTCGACTCGGCGACGACACACGGCGCGTCGATCTCGACATCGACTCGGGTCGACAACAGCGCGTCGCGGCCACGTTCCCCCCGCGCCCGGACGGTGCGTACGAACTACAGGTGGGGGGTGTCACCCAGACGGTCGAGGTCGGCCAGGCGTCGGACGACGGGCTGGCGATCGAGGTCCCCGAGCGGATCCCGATCGACGGGCAGCCGGCCGTGGTCGTGACGCGGAACGGTCAGCCGGTTTCGGGTGCGACCGTCAGCCTCGCCGGTGCGAACCAGACCTGGCAGACGAACGACGACGGCGTCGCCCGTGTTTCGTTCCCCGACACCGGGAACTACACGCTGGACGCGACGACCGGGGACTCACGGGCCCGGACGACCGTCGATGTCGACCCGCAGTTCGACCGTGAGTTGGTCGCGTCCGTCTCCATCTCGCCCGAACAGCCCTCGATCGCGACCCGACCGGCGGCCGTCGTCACGCTGAAGAACCCCTGGCGGCAACCGGTCACGCGTACCGTGACCCTCCTCCACGCCGACCGTGTCGCCGAACGCGATCTGACGGTCCCCCCAGGTGGGACCGACCGATTCCGCGTCCGCTTGCCGTACCGTCCCGCGGGCAGCTACACCGTTTCCGTGCTTCAGAACGGGCGGAACACGACTTCGACGACGTACGAAGTCCAGGGTGACGAACGGCTGGCCGCGGCGCTCGCGAGCAGCGGTCGGCAGTCGAGCGGAGGCGGCATCGCACAGGCGGTCAGCATCGTCTTCGGCAACATCCGCGTGCTCGTCGCCTCGATGGTCCTCCTGGTGAGCGTGATGACGATCGGGGCGACGACCGCGTCGTTCGCCAGGAGTATCCACGCCGCACGCGACGAGATCGGCGTGCGCCGCGCGGTCGGTGCCTCGCCGGGCGGGATCTACCGGCTCGTCCTCGGCGACGCCCTCCGCGTCGGCGGCGTGAGCACGGTGCTCGCGGTGGGACTCGCCACGGCCATCGTCTGGGGTTTGCTTACGCTCGGCGAACTGCGGCTGTTCGGCGTCGCCCTCCGTCCCACGTTCTCGCCCGCACTGCTAGTCGCGGCGGCGACCTGTGCGCTCTTGCTCGCGCTCGTCAGCGTGGCCGTCGCCACGGTCTCGCTCGTCTCCGTCTCGCCCGCGACGCTCCTGAAGCCGGTGCAGCGCCGCCCTCCCAGTCAGACCGTCGGCGGACGGTCCTCGCGTTCGGAGGCGACGGCCGATGACTGA
- a CDS encoding metal-dependent hydrolase yields the protein MLPWAHAAFGYLLFTGKSGVRPAGVPVLALAFGTQFPDLVDKPLAWTFGVLPSGRSLGHSVFALVVICGLLYVVVSESRRRELLAFAIGYASHLLGDGIAPAAEGEFAQFGFLFWPLTSAPLSDEGMAFIDFFTTLEFSGWFVFGVGLTLLGLFVWARDGYPGVRDVLLPLITGSVDDHDIRS from the coding sequence ATGCTCCCCTGGGCCCACGCGGCGTTTGGCTATCTCCTCTTTACTGGAAAAAGTGGGGTCCGCCCCGCCGGCGTTCCCGTCCTCGCACTCGCCTTCGGCACCCAGTTTCCGGACCTCGTCGACAAGCCACTCGCGTGGACGTTCGGTGTCCTGCCATCGGGTCGAAGCCTCGGCCACTCCGTGTTCGCGCTGGTCGTGATTTGCGGCCTGCTGTACGTGGTCGTGAGCGAGTCCAGACGGCGTGAACTGCTCGCGTTCGCCATCGGCTACGCGTCGCACCTGCTCGGTGACGGGATCGCACCTGCCGCCGAAGGAGAGTTCGCACAGTTCGGCTTCCTGTTCTGGCCGCTCACGTCCGCTCCGCTTTCGGACGAGGGCATGGCGTTCATCGATTTCTTCACCACGCTCGAGTTCTCCGGGTGGTTCGTCTTCGGCGTCGGTCTCACCCTCCTCGGACTCTTCGTCTGGGCCCGAGACGGATATCCGGGCGTCCGCGACGTCCTCCTTCCACTGATCACGGGGAGCGTCGACGATCACGACATCAGGTCGTGA